TTTTGATCTAATAAACTTGCACTTACATTAAAATTGTATGTTTCTCCTCCACCTGTTGCACCAATATGATGTGTAGTCATTGGAGTAGTTTCAAATAATGCATCTTGCCAATCCGTATCGGTATTTATATTTTGTAATTGAAAAGGAGGAGTTCCTCCGTCTGCTGCTATGGTTTCATTCACTAAAGCTGCATACTCTACTCCTTTTAACAAATCTAACTTTTTAGTTGTTTCTTGTAACGCAACAGAAGTACTGTATGTAAATTTTGTTTCAGTATTATTTTTACCAGATTTTGTAGTTATTAAAATTACTCCGTTTGCTCCTCTAACCCCATAAATAGCAGTACTTGCATCTTTAATTACATCTATTTTCTCTATATCATTAGGATCGATAATACTTAAATCTGGTCCTATTTGAACACCATCTACTAAAACTAAAGGTGAATTATCTCCATTGGTTGTTACACCTCTAATTCTAATGTTATAAGAAGACCCTGGTGATCCTGAATTTGAACTCACTTGAACTCCAGCAGTTCTTCCTTGTAAGGCTTGCTCTATTCTTTGAGGGTTATTTCTTTCAATTTCCTCTGGTTTAATAGTGCTATAAGCTCCAGAAACTAATTCTTTACGTTTTTCACCATAACCAATAATAATTACTTCGTTTAAAAAGCTTTCCTCAGTGTCAATTTTTAATTCAACATCAATTAAAGAACTAGTTACTACTACCGTTTTCTTTACATACCCGGGATAGTTAAACTCTAAAACTTTACCAATTGCTGCATTAATCGAATAACTTCCATCAAACTCTGTTTCAGCCGTAACAGAAGATTCTCGCAATAAAACAAATACCCCAGGAATTGGTTCTTTTGTAACTTCATCTAACACTTTACCTTTTACTTCTACATTTTGAGCTAATGAAATAAAGGAAAGACAAAACATACTAAATAATGTAAATAGTTTTCTCATATAGGATGGTATAATTGATTTAAATTTTTTGAACTTTACTCTCAAGGAAAGTAGGTATATACAAATGACATCTAATATTTTAAGATGTCATTTGTATATACTTTTTGATTTTTAATTTAGAGTAAAATTGATTGGGAAAGAATAAGAAGCATTTACTGTTTTTCCTTCTATTTTTCCTGCTTTAAGTTTTGGTAATTTTTCTATAAATCTAACTGCTGCAACTTCTAAAATCTTAGCATTTTCTGGTCCTTTAGCAGTAATATCAACAACATTACCTTTTTTATTTATTACAAAGTTAACGATTACATTACCTTGCATATTTTTCATTTTTGCCTCTTCTGGGTAAGCAAAATAACTTTGTATGTGCTGTATTAGACTTGTATTAAAACATGTTAAAGAATCATCATCAGTTTTTTTACAAGAATCGAACTGCGGAATTTGATCTAATGAAGAAAAACTATGAATTGTTTCTTTTGATTTGATTTTATTAGTTTTTCTAATGTTAGTTGGTTTCTTACCAGGAATTTTAAATGTAATAGGTAAACCATATTTCACAGCAACAGCATTGCCATTATGCTCGCCTGGTTTGAATTTAGGTAACTTTTTTATAATCCTTTTAGCTTCTTTACCAAGTAAATCTCCTTTGTATGGAGATACTATTTTTAAGTCTTTAATTACTCCATCTTTACCTATTGAAAAATGCGCATATACTCTACCTTGTATGCCTCTATCATAAGCACTAACAGGATACTTTAAATTTTTCTTGATATGACTTCGTAACTTTACTTTAAAACAGCGATCTTGCTCGTAAATAGGAGCAGATTCACAACTTTTGAAAAGAGGAATTTGATCTACATAATCGTAAGGCAAAACATCTGGGACTTCATCTTTTTTAATATCTACCAATGAATTAACAATGTTAACCTTCTTTTTTATAGATGCTAGTTTATGAGAATAGTTATTTGCTGATGATAAACCAGTAGCTTTATTTCTCTTTCTAACTACTCTTCTTCTTCTCGAAGTAACTTGAACGGTAACTTTTTGTACTTTGTTATCATCAGATTTTCTGTCGATAGAGCACTTTGTAATACTGTTTAGATCTAAAACTGGATCATCTACAGAGTTTGAACATGTCTGTGAAGACTGGGGACTGACATTCGCTATATAGAATAGCAATAGGAGTGTCGAAAACCTTAGTTTTTTATTCATAATACGGGGGGTTTAATGTTTAAATGAAACTAATTTTCTCTATTATTTACAATAAATATATAAGAACGATTATTTATTATTATTTCTTTAAAAAGAAACAATAACAGTTACTAATATACTAATTAACAACTTATTAAAAAAACAAAAATTGAATAAATGTTAAAAAAAAGTTGTTTTCACCAGAATTTAAAACACAAAAAAGCCGAGTTTTAAACTCGGCTTTTCCTATCTAAATAATTACACTAAAAACTCAAAAAGGTTGGGCTTGTCGTTAAGATATTCTCCATAAAAATTCAGGGATTTCATTCGCTGAATTAAAGGATGTAAATCTTTACTATCTACTAATTCAATACCTACAACTGCAGGTCCATTTTCTCGAGTTGTTTTTTTGGAATATTCAAAAAAGGTGATATCATCATTTTCTCCTAAAACATTCATAACAAATTCTTTTAATGCACCAGCTCGTTGTGGAAATCGAATTATAAAATAGTGCTTTAAGCCATTATGTAAAAGTGCACGTTCTTTAATTTCGGCAGTTCTGGTAATATCATTATTACTTCCACTTACCACACAAACTATATTTTTTCCTTTTAGCTCTTCTTTAAATTGATGTAATACACTAACTGTTAAAGCTCCCGCTGGTTCTACAACAATAGCTTCTTTGTTATACATCTCTAATATGGTTTGACAAACTTGTCCTTCAGGAACTGTAACCATCGCATCTAAATTTTCTGCACAAATTTGATGCGTTAAATTCCCTACTTGCTGAACAGCAGCTCCATCAACAAACTTATCAATCTTATTTAGTTTTACTGGATTTCCTTTATCTAATGCATTTTGCATAGAAGGTGCTCCAGAAGGTTCTACACCAATAATTTTTGTATTAGGAGAAAGATATTTAAACACTGAAGATAATCCAGAAGCTAAACCTCCTCCTCCTACTGGCACAAAAACATAATCTATTGGAACATCTGATTGATTTATAATTTCTAAACCAACTGTTCCTTGCCCTTCAATTACTTTTTCATCATCGAAAGGATGAACAAAAGTCATATTATTTTTATCTGCAAAACTTCTAGCATTAGTGTACGAATCATCAAAAGTATCTCCTACCAATTCTATCGTTACAAAAGTTCCGCCAAACATTCGAACTTGTTCGACTTTCTGCTTTGGTGTTGGTGCCGGCATAAAAATAGTTCCATGAATTTCTTTTTTACGACATGCTAATGCTACTCCTTGCGCATGATTTCCTGCACTGGCACATATAATTCCTTTTGCAACTTCATGTGCTGATAAAGAATTAATCTTATTATATGCTCCTCTTATTTTGTAAGATCGTACTTGTTGAAGATCTTCTCGTTTTAAAAATATATTAGCACTATATGTATTAGAAAGATTAAAATTTTCTTGTAACGGCGTAACTGTTGCTACTCCTTTTAAAGTCGTAGCAGCAGCTTCGATTGCCGATAATTCTGGAAAATATATCTTCTTTACTGTAGTTTTCATAATTTATGACAAGACTAACTCAGATTCTGGCTTTTCTTCTTTTATGGCTTTCATAGCTGTCATTGCAGCTCTTAATCGCTCTCCAACTTCTTCAATAGGATGATTTCTAATTGCTTTATTCACCTTAATTAACTCTGCATTATCAACACTATTAGATGAACTAAAGCTCTCTCCAACCAAATCAGTAGTAACTGTTGTCATAAAATCTTGTAGTAATGGTTTAGCTGCATGATCGAATAAATAACAACCATATTCAGCAGTATCAGAAATAATTCGATTCATTTCATATAATTTCTTTCTTGCAACAGTATTTGCTATTAAAGGAAGCTCATGTAAAGATTCATAATATGCAGACTCTTCAATAATTCCTGAAGCAACCATAGTTTCAAAAGCTAATTCTACTCCTGATTTTACGAAAGCAACTAACAATGTTCCTTTATCAAAATAATCTTGTTCAGAAACTGCAACTTCAGTAGCTTCTGTTTTTTCGAAACCTGTTTCGGCAGTATCAGCTCTCCATGTCAATAAATTTTTATCATCATTTGCCCAATCTTCCATCATTGTAGATGAAAAATGACCAGACATAATATCGTCCATATGTTTATCAAACAACGGTCTTAAAATGTCTTTTAATTCTTCTGATAAATGATATGCTTTAATTTTCGCTGGGTTTGATAAACGATCCATCATATTGGTAATTCCACCATGTTTTAAGGCTTCTGTGATCGTTTCCCATCCATATTGAATTAATTTACTAGCAAAATGTGGTTCTACGCCATCTGCCACAATTTTATCAAAACATAAAATTGATGCTGTTTGTAATACCCCACATAAAATCGTCTGCTCTCCCATTAAATCAGATTTTACCTCAGCCACAAAAGAAGATTCTAAAACTCCAGCTCTATGTCCACCTGTTGCATAAGCATAAGCCTTAGCTTCAGCTAATCCTTTTCCTTGAGGATCATTTGCTGGATGTACAGCAATTAAAGTTGGTACTCCAAATCCTCTTTTATATTCTTCACGAACTTCACTACCAGGACATTTTGGAGCTACCATAATTACCGTTACATCTTTACGAATTTGCGTTCCTTCTTCAACAATATTAAATCCATGAGAATACGATAATGTTGCTCCTTCTTTCATTAAAGGCATTACAGCTTTTACTACATTACTGTGTTGTTTGTCTGGTGTTAAATTACACACTAAATCTGCAGACGGAATTAACTCATCGTAAGTTCCTACCACAAAATTATTCTCCGTTGCATTTTTATACGATTGACGTTGCTCTTTAATTGAATTTTCACGTAAAGCATACGAAACATCTAAACCAGAATCTCGCATATTTAAACCTTGATTTAAACCTTGTGCTCCACAACCTACAATCACTACTTTTTTACCTTCAAGTGCTTTAATACCTTCAGAAAACTCTGCAGATTCCATAAATCTACATTTTCCTAATTGCTCTAATTGCTCTCTTAATGATAATTGATTAAAATAATTTTTCATGACTCGTAAGTTTTTATTTTTTTATTGATTCTAATAGTTCTGATACAGGCATTTCTTCTTTTGTAATTGCAATTCGACCTGATCGTACAAATTGCTTAATTCCATGTTTGTTAAGTAAGTGGTATAACTCTTCAACCTCTGCTTTTGTTCCTGATTTTTCTAAAACAAAAAAGTCTTTATTAATGTTAATCACTCTTGATTTACTGCTGTTGATTACCTTCTGAATTTCATCATTTTCAGTAAGTAAATCTGTACGCAACTTGAATAAACATGATTCTTGATATACAGTTTCTTCATCGACATGATAATATGCTTTTATCACTTCAATTTGTTTTTCTAATTGCCCTATGATTTTTTTAATCTGTTCTTCTGTGACTCTTACTAATAAAGTGATTCTGGAAACACTACGAATCTCAGATTTTGATACATTGACACTTTCTAAATTGATATGTCTTCTTTGAAATATTGCTGAAATTCTATTTAGAACTCCAATGTTATTTTCGGTATATATTGATACAGTATACGTTTGCTTTTCACTCATAATTATTAACTTAATCTTACATCTGAAACAGATGATCCTGTAGGGATCATTGGAAATACATTATCTTCTTTCTCTACACACACTTCTAAGAAAAATGCTTCTTCTGATGCTATCATTTCTGAAACTGCACCAGCTAATTCTTCTCTTTGTGTTACTCTCTTAGCATCGATATGATATCCTTTAGCAATGGCTACAAAATCTGGATTTGTCATCGTAGTTGATGCATATCTTTTATCGAAAAATAATTGTTGCCACTGACGAACCATTCCTAAAAATTCATTGTTCAGTACCACAATTTTAACTGCTGCTTTTGTTTGTAAAATTGTACCTAATTCTTGAATCGTCATTTGATAACCACCATCTCCAATTACTGCAACAACTTCTCGTTCTGGAGTACCCATCTTTGCGCCAATTGCAGCTGGTAAAGCAAACCCCATAGTTCCTAAACCTCCAGAAGTAATATTACTTTTACTTT
This genomic stretch from Tenacibaculum jejuense harbors:
- the ilvN gene encoding acetolactate synthase small subunit encodes the protein MMSEKQTYTVSIYTENNIGVLNRISAIFQRRHINLESVNVSKSEIRSVSRITLLVRVTEEQIKKIIGQLEKQIEVIKAYYHVDEETVYQESCLFKLRTDLLTENDEIQKVINSSKSRVININKDFFVLEKSGTKAEVEELYHLLNKHGIKQFVRSGRIAITKEEMPVSELLESIKK
- the ilvC gene encoding ketol-acid reductoisomerase, whose protein sequence is MKNYFNQLSLREQLEQLGKCRFMESAEFSEGIKALEGKKVVIVGCGAQGLNQGLNMRDSGLDVSYALRENSIKEQRQSYKNATENNFVVGTYDELIPSADLVCNLTPDKQHSNVVKAVMPLMKEGATLSYSHGFNIVEEGTQIRKDVTVIMVAPKCPGSEVREEYKRGFGVPTLIAVHPANDPQGKGLAEAKAYAYATGGHRAGVLESSFVAEVKSDLMGEQTILCGVLQTASILCFDKIVADGVEPHFASKLIQYGWETITEALKHGGITNMMDRLSNPAKIKAYHLSEELKDILRPLFDKHMDDIMSGHFSSTMMEDWANDDKNLLTWRADTAETGFEKTEATEVAVSEQDYFDKGTLLVAFVKSGVELAFETMVASGIIEESAYYESLHELPLIANTVARKKLYEMNRIISDTAEYGCYLFDHAAKPLLQDFMTTVTTDLVGESFSSSNSVDNAELIKVNKAIRNHPIEEVGERLRAAMTAMKAIKEEKPESELVLS
- a CDS encoding energy transducer TonB — its product is MNKKLRFSTLLLLFYIANVSPQSSQTCSNSVDDPVLDLNSITKCSIDRKSDDNKVQKVTVQVTSRRRRVVRKRNKATGLSSANNYSHKLASIKKKVNIVNSLVDIKKDEVPDVLPYDYVDQIPLFKSCESAPIYEQDRCFKVKLRSHIKKNLKYPVSAYDRGIQGRVYAHFSIGKDGVIKDLKIVSPYKGDLLGKEAKRIIKKLPKFKPGEHNGNAVAVKYGLPITFKIPGKKPTNIRKTNKIKSKETIHSFSSLDQIPQFDSCKKTDDDSLTCFNTSLIQHIQSYFAYPEEAKMKNMQGNVIVNFVINKKGNVVDITAKGPENAKILEVAAVRFIEKLPKLKAGKIEGKTVNASYSFPINFTLN
- the ilvA gene encoding threonine ammonia-lyase IlvA; this translates as MKTTVKKIYFPELSAIEAAATTLKGVATVTPLQENFNLSNTYSANIFLKREDLQQVRSYKIRGAYNKINSLSAHEVAKGIICASAGNHAQGVALACRKKEIHGTIFMPAPTPKQKVEQVRMFGGTFVTIELVGDTFDDSYTNARSFADKNNMTFVHPFDDEKVIEGQGTVGLEIINQSDVPIDYVFVPVGGGGLASGLSSVFKYLSPNTKIIGVEPSGAPSMQNALDKGNPVKLNKIDKFVDGAAVQQVGNLTHQICAENLDAMVTVPEGQVCQTILEMYNKEAIVVEPAGALTVSVLHQFKEELKGKNIVCVVSGSNNDITRTAEIKERALLHNGLKHYFIIRFPQRAGALKEFVMNVLGENDDITFFEYSKKTTRENGPAVVGIELVDSKDLHPLIQRMKSLNFYGEYLNDKPNLFEFLV